In Thermodesulfovibrionales bacterium, a single window of DNA contains:
- a CDS encoding DUF2950 domain-containing protein, whose amino-acid sequence MFGNRTTSESVFHYVFAALIAVTIAIIASHYPAAAQDAGQRKFKSPEDAFKALVDAAKDNDTKALLAIFGPDSKDIISSGDSIADSAALNRFVKAAGEEVRFAKLDNGAMLPIIGKGECSFPIPIVKSGNEWVFATEEGKEEILNRRIGKNELNTIEVVRAIADAQRDYASKDRDGDGVLQYAEHFLSREGKRDGLYWEAEPGGEQSPLGPLVAHAAEEGYPVGKHTGKYTPYHGYYFKMLKGQGSNAPGGDFDYIINGKMVAGFGVVAYPAEYGVSGIMTFMVNQLGMVYEKDLGTRTEEIAKAMTKYDPDKTWKKVK is encoded by the coding sequence ATGTTCGGTAATAGAACAACATCAGAATCAGTTTTCCATTATGTCTTTGCAGCTTTGATCGCTGTCACCATTGCGATCATTGCATCACATTATCCTGCCGCTGCTCAGGATGCCGGGCAAAGGAAGTTCAAATCCCCTGAAGATGCGTTCAAAGCGCTCGTTGATGCCGCCAAGGATAATGACACGAAAGCACTCCTGGCCATTTTCGGTCCCGACAGCAAGGACATCATATCCTCGGGAGATTCAATTGCAGACAGCGCTGCGCTCAACCGATTTGTAAAGGCGGCAGGGGAGGAGGTAAGGTTTGCAAAATTGGATAATGGAGCAATGCTGCCGATTATCGGGAAAGGTGAGTGTTCCTTCCCGATCCCGATTGTCAAGTCAGGTAACGAATGGGTCTTTGCCACTGAAGAAGGGAAGGAAGAGATATTGAACCGAAGGATAGGCAAGAACGAGTTGAATACCATTGAGGTGGTCCGTGCGATTGCCGATGCTCAACGCGATTATGCAAGCAAGGACCGTGACGGTGATGGGGTACTGCAATATGCCGAGCATTTCCTGAGCCGCGAAGGTAAGAGGGACGGCCTATACTGGGAGGCTGAACCCGGAGGGGAGCAGAGTCCGCTCGGCCCATTGGTCGCCCATGCTGCTGAGGAGGGATACCCTGTGGGGAAACACACCGGAAAGTATACCCCGTATCACGGCTACTATTTCAAGATGCTGAAAGGCCAGGGCAGCAATGCCCCTGGCGGCGATTTTGATTATATAATCAACGGCAAGATGGTTGCCGGCTTCGGAGTTGTGGCATACCCTGCTGAATACGGAGTGTCAGGGATCATGACCTTCATGGTGAACCAGCTCGGCATGGTGTATGAAAAAGATCTGGGAACAAGAACCGAAGAGATTGCCAAGGCAATGACAAAGTATGACCCTGATAAGACATGGAAAAAGGTCAAATAG